A genomic region of Janthinobacterium lividum contains the following coding sequences:
- a CDS encoding ATP-binding protein — protein sequence MAKHDREQDLLPPSAPLSLSDERLANLLEGITDGFCLLDRDWRIRYINTRGTDMLAPQRPPGASLAGSSLWQACPELLGTELETQYRRAMAQQHGGSFELLYTPLGRWLEVRIFPSSDGLTTYIQDISQRKASEESLRHSEEDLRALANSIPQLAWIAGFDGTIAWYNQRWHDYTGTSAEQMAGDGWSIAYHAQHLPPMLHAWKAALRDGTPFEMEFPIRGADGQFRWFLTRANPVRDRGGQLLRWFGTSTDVDQVKRAQEALRDETRVLELLNNTGAALAGTLDLPALLQETVDAATRISGAHFGALYYDDAGELHDSAAPLPAARAVNGISLCEADAIATELRQGPAMRQNDLLAAPDASAGGAPPLRSCLSLPVSSRSGLLLGRLLLGHPQAGMFSARSERIVSAIAAQAAVALDNTRLYAAATRAAEERKVLLDSEREARAEAERTNQLKDDFLTTLSHELRTPLSAILGWAQVLRRGTRDEADLHRGLQSIERNARAQAQLIEDLLDMSRITSDKVLLDLQTIVPASIIASAIETLRPAADAKHIAIHSNIASDAGRITGDPSRIQQVIWNLLSNALKFTPQGGRVDIGVHREATRLAITVADNGVGIKKDFLPHVFDRFRQADASTTRRHGGLGLGLAIVKHLVEQHGGTVTVSSAGDMQGASFTVRLPLGTPAVAARLAGSAPSASHDLRGVTVLLVDDEADARELTERILRDNNAEVHSAGSVAQALQLLDQVRPDVLVSDIGMPDADGFDLLAQVRAHASPEAARLPALALTAFAQPQDRQRALASGFQDWVSKPLDPAELVAAVAQLAAARVAGSPP from the coding sequence ATGGCCAAGCATGACCGCGAGCAAGATCTGCTTCCCCCATCAGCGCCGCTGAGCCTATCCGACGAGCGCCTGGCCAACCTGCTGGAGGGCATCACCGATGGCTTTTGCCTGCTCGACCGCGACTGGCGCATCCGCTACATCAATACGCGCGGCACCGACATGCTGGCGCCGCAGCGTCCGCCTGGCGCCAGCCTGGCCGGCAGCAGCCTGTGGCAAGCCTGCCCGGAACTGCTGGGCACGGAACTGGAAACGCAGTATCGGCGCGCCATGGCGCAACAGCACGGCGGCAGCTTCGAACTGCTGTACACGCCGCTGGGGCGCTGGCTGGAAGTGCGCATCTTCCCTTCCAGCGATGGCTTGACCACGTATATCCAGGACATCAGCCAGCGCAAGGCCAGCGAAGAAAGCTTGCGCCACAGCGAGGAAGACTTGCGCGCGCTGGCCAATTCCATCCCGCAACTGGCCTGGATCGCCGGCTTCGATGGCACCATTGCGTGGTACAACCAGCGCTGGCACGACTATACGGGCACCAGCGCCGAACAGATGGCGGGCGATGGCTGGAGCATCGCCTATCACGCGCAGCACCTGCCGCCCATGCTGCATGCCTGGAAGGCCGCCTTGCGCGATGGCACGCCCTTCGAAATGGAGTTCCCCATCCGCGGCGCCGACGGCCAGTTCCGCTGGTTCCTGACGCGCGCCAATCCCGTGCGCGACCGGGGCGGCCAGCTGCTGCGCTGGTTTGGCACGAGCACCGATGTCGACCAGGTCAAGCGCGCGCAGGAAGCCCTGCGCGATGAAACGCGCGTGCTGGAGTTGCTCAACAATACGGGCGCGGCCCTGGCCGGCACCCTGGACTTGCCGGCCCTGCTGCAGGAAACCGTCGATGCGGCCACGCGCATCAGCGGCGCGCACTTCGGCGCCTTGTATTATGACGATGCGGGCGAGCTCCACGACAGCGCCGCCCCGCTGCCCGCGGCGCGCGCCGTCAACGGCATCAGCCTGTGCGAGGCCGATGCCATTGCCACGGAACTGCGCCAGGGACCAGCCATGCGCCAGAACGACTTGCTGGCCGCGCCCGACGCCAGCGCCGGCGGCGCGCCGCCGCTGCGCAGCTGCCTCAGCCTGCCCGTCAGCTCGCGCTCGGGCCTGTTGCTGGGGCGTTTGCTGCTCGGTCATCCGCAGGCGGGCATGTTCAGTGCGCGCAGCGAACGCATCGTTTCGGCCATCGCAGCCCAGGCCGCCGTCGCGCTCGACAATACGCGCTTGTACGCGGCCGCCACGCGCGCCGCGGAAGAGCGCAAGGTGCTGCTCGACAGCGAACGCGAGGCGCGTGCCGAGGCCGAGCGCACGAACCAGCTGAAAGACGATTTTCTCACCACCCTGTCGCATGAACTGCGCACGCCCTTGTCGGCCATCCTGGGCTGGGCCCAGGTGCTGCGGCGCGGCACGCGCGACGAGGCCGACCTGCACCGCGGCTTGCAAAGCATCGAACGCAATGCGCGCGCGCAGGCGCAGCTGATCGAAGACTTGCTCGACATGAGCCGCATCACCTCCGACAAGGTGCTGCTCGACCTGCAAACCATCGTGCCCGCCAGCATCATCGCCTCGGCCATCGAAACCCTGCGCCCGGCGGCCGACGCCAAGCACATCGCCATCCACAGCAACATCGCCAGCGATGCGGGCCGCATCACGGGTGACCCCAGCCGCATCCAGCAAGTGATCTGGAACCTGCTGTCGAATGCCTTGAAGTTCACGCCACAAGGAGGGCGGGTCGATATCGGCGTGCACCGCGAAGCGACCCGCCTGGCCATCACGGTGGCCGACAACGGCGTCGGCATCAAGAAAGATTTCCTGCCCCACGTATTCGACCGCTTCCGCCAGGCTGACGCCTCGACCACGCGCCGGCATGGCGGACTGGGGCTGGGGCTGGCCATCGTCAAGCACCTGGTGGAGCAGCACGGCGGCACGGTCACCGTCAGCAGCGCCGGCGACATGCAGGGCGCCAGCTTTACCGTGCGCCTGCCCCTGGGGACGCCGGCCGTTGCCGCGCGCCTGGCGGGCAGCGCCCCGTCCGCCAGCCATGACTTGCGCGGCGTCACGGTGCTGCTGGTCGATGACGAAGCCGATGCGCGCGAGCTGACGGAGCGTATCTTGCGCGACAACAACGCCGAAGTGCACAGCGCCGGCAGCGTGGCGCAAGCGCTGCAACTGCTGGACCAGGTGCGCCCGGATGTGCTGGTCAGCGACATCGGCATGCCCGATGCCGACGGTTTCGACTTGCTGGCGCAAGTCCGCGCGCACGCCTCCCCTGAGGCGGCCCGGCTGCCCGCGCTGGCCCTGACGGCGTTTGCGCAACCGCAGGATCGCCAGCGGGCGCTGGCCAGCGGCTTCCAGGACTGGGTGTCGAAACCGCTCGACCCGGCCGAACTGGTGGCGGCAGTGGCGCAACTGGCCGCCGCGCGCGTGGCCGGCTCGCCGCCTTGA
- a CDS encoding GNAT family N-acetyltransferase: MTYSKTITTERLILRKPQPSDEAAQFAMHSDPEVMRYFSEPPWTDASRAARQIAEDIAAFEKEEFFRFAVELKATGEYLGSCSLFSEHRQNRRAEIGYALGRPYWGKGYMHEALSALLEFAFIERDLNRLEADIDPHNAGSASALERQGFNKEGFLPERWIVAGQVSDSALYGLLRREWEARRKGAA; encoded by the coding sequence ATGACCTACAGCAAGACCATCACCACTGAACGATTGATCCTGCGCAAGCCGCAACCATCGGATGAGGCGGCGCAATTCGCCATGCATTCCGACCCCGAAGTGATGCGCTATTTCAGCGAACCACCATGGACCGATGCCAGCCGCGCCGCGCGCCAGATTGCTGAGGACATCGCCGCTTTCGAGAAAGAGGAATTCTTCCGCTTCGCCGTTGAGCTGAAGGCGACGGGCGAATACCTGGGCAGCTGCAGCCTGTTTTCCGAGCACCGCCAGAACCGCCGCGCCGAGATCGGCTACGCGCTGGGCCGTCCGTACTGGGGCAAGGGCTATATGCACGAAGCGCTGTCGGCGCTGCTGGAATTTGCCTTCATCGAGCGCGACCTGAACCGCCTGGAAGCCGATATCGACCCGCACAACGCCGGTTCGGCCAGCGCCCTGGAACGCCAGGGTTTCAACAAGGAAGGTTTTCTGCCCGAACGCTGGATCGTAGCCGGCCAGGTCAGCGATTCGGCCCTGTACGGCTTGCTGCGCCGCGAGTGGGAAGCGCGGCGCAAGGGCGCCGCGTGA
- a CDS encoding CPBP family intramembrane glutamic endopeptidase: MPLPRIALTMPVTLIALAIWLGLSLGGRWLEAAGYALPGAAVTGRIGLSWALAALFALALLLASSRRRAAGLCAPQPFKTLWLVCPPLLYALLMLLLAWAGGWPQPRVLLIVACNAALVAVSEELMFRAILLQGMLERYAVWPAVLMSSALFGLAHTANGLATGDVSGALWQAVAATLQGVGYAAIRLRTRSIWPMVLVHGLWDYALVTATLPNPAEDGASILPYIALLAVLPLCLYGVYLLRPSQRAVLSQAQL; the protein is encoded by the coding sequence ATGCCCTTACCTAGAATCGCCCTCACCATGCCCGTCACCCTCATCGCACTGGCCATCTGGCTGGGCTTGAGCCTGGGCGGCCGCTGGCTGGAAGCGGCCGGCTACGCCTTGCCGGGCGCCGCCGTCACCGGCCGTATCGGCCTGTCGTGGGCGCTGGCCGCCCTGTTCGCGCTGGCGCTGCTGCTGGCATCCAGCCGGCGCCGCGCGGCGGGCCTGTGCGCGCCGCAGCCATTCAAAACGCTGTGGCTCGTCTGCCCGCCCCTGCTGTATGCGCTACTGATGCTGTTGCTGGCCTGGGCCGGCGGCTGGCCGCAGCCGCGCGTGCTGCTGATCGTGGCGTGCAATGCGGCGCTGGTGGCCGTCTCGGAAGAACTGATGTTCCGCGCCATCTTGCTGCAAGGCATGCTGGAGCGCTACGCCGTCTGGCCGGCCGTCCTGATGTCATCGGCACTGTTCGGCCTGGCCCACACGGCTAACGGCCTGGCCACGGGCGACGTCAGCGGCGCCCTGTGGCAAGCCGTGGCCGCCACCCTGCAGGGCGTCGGCTACGCGGCCATCCGCCTGCGCACCCGCTCCATCTGGCCCATGGTGCTCGTGCATGGCTTGTGGGATTACGCGCTGGTGACGGCCACCTTGCCCAACCCGGCCGAAGACGGCGCATCGATCCTGCCGTATATCGCCCTGCTGGCCGTGCTGCCCCTGTGCCTGTACGGCGTCTACCTGCTGCGTCCCAGCCAGCGCGCCGTCCTGTCGCAAGCGCAACTATAA
- a CDS encoding diguanylate cyclase domain-containing protein gives MPSQDEILKAKILVVDDSPDNVDLMLEILRDAGYTNVTATMRPAQVCPLHQEHCYDLILLDLQMPELNGFQVMKGLKEIEHGGYLPVLALTAQPSFKIAALEAGARDFISKPFDLMEVHKRIHNMLEVRLLYKELAQYSKQQQELALHDPLTGLPNRRLLEDRIEHTLQQSARNRGKSAILYLDLDGFKAINDSYGHGYGDDILKMVAGRLVGASRKEDTVARIGGDEFVIVLGNLAGKGDAREPAAKLIEVISEPYFINDLTLRLSTSIGIAIYPDDASTVESLLGAADTALYEAKRAGKNRFCCTPHEVIASQVNMQKSSIPSIA, from the coding sequence ATGCCCAGCCAAGATGAGATTTTGAAAGCCAAAATTTTGGTCGTTGACGATTCACCCGACAATGTCGACCTGATGCTGGAAATCCTGCGCGATGCCGGCTACACCAATGTCACGGCCACCATGCGTCCGGCGCAGGTCTGCCCCCTGCACCAGGAGCATTGCTACGACCTGATCTTGCTGGATCTGCAAATGCCGGAACTCAATGGTTTCCAGGTCATGAAAGGCTTGAAGGAAATCGAACATGGCGGCTACCTGCCCGTGCTGGCCCTGACGGCGCAGCCGAGTTTCAAGATCGCCGCCCTGGAAGCGGGCGCGCGCGACTTCATCAGCAAGCCCTTCGACCTGATGGAAGTGCACAAACGCATCCACAACATGCTGGAAGTGCGCCTGCTGTACAAGGAACTGGCGCAATACAGCAAGCAGCAGCAGGAACTGGCGCTGCACGATCCGCTGACGGGCTTGCCGAACCGGCGCCTGCTGGAAGACCGCATCGAGCATACCTTGCAGCAATCGGCCCGCAACCGCGGCAAGTCCGCCATCCTGTACCTGGACCTGGACGGCTTCAAGGCCATCAACGACAGCTACGGCCACGGCTATGGCGACGATATCCTGAAAATGGTGGCGGGCCGCCTGGTGGGCGCATCGCGCAAAGAAGACACGGTGGCGCGCATCGGCGGCGATGAATTCGTCATCGTGCTGGGCAACCTGGCCGGCAAGGGCGACGCGCGCGAACCGGCCGCCAAGCTGATCGAAGTCATTTCCGAGCCGTATTTCATCAACGACCTGACCCTGCGCCTGTCGACCAGCATCGGCATCGCCATCTACCCGGACGATGCCAGCACCGTCGAATCCCTGCTGGGCGCGGCCGACACGGCCCTGTATGAAGCCAAGCGCGCCGGCAAGAACCGCTTTTGCTGCACGCCGCACGAAGTGATCGCCTCGCAGGTCAACATGCAGAAAAGCAGCATTCCGTCGATCGCTTGA
- a CDS encoding DUF6265 family protein, translating into MQRLATTLLAALLAMGAAQAADNTVPPPETVDKLAWLAGCWNVDGAEPGSGEQWSTAAGGTILGTSRTVKGGKTTAFEFVQIRLTEPGQLAYIVQPSGQPPVIFNLLRQDKPNEFIFANLDNDFPSRIIYRHDSERILHASITGTLKGKLTTIDFPMTRGRCEAAPIARGK; encoded by the coding sequence ATGCAACGACTCGCAACGACCTTGCTGGCAGCGCTGCTGGCCATGGGCGCCGCCCAGGCCGCCGACAACACCGTGCCGCCGCCGGAAACCGTGGACAAGCTGGCCTGGCTGGCTGGCTGCTGGAACGTCGATGGCGCCGAGCCCGGTTCCGGCGAACAATGGAGCACGGCCGCCGGCGGCACCATCCTCGGCACCAGCCGCACCGTCAAGGGCGGCAAGACGACAGCCTTTGAATTCGTGCAGATCCGCCTCACGGAGCCGGGCCAGCTGGCCTACATCGTGCAGCCGTCGGGCCAGCCGCCCGTGATCTTCAATCTGCTGCGCCAGGACAAGCCGAATGAATTCATCTTCGCCAACCTGGACAATGACTTCCCGAGCCGCATCATCTACCGCCACGACAGCGAGCGCATCCTGCATGCCAGCATCACCGGCACCTTGAAGGGCAAGCTCACCACCATCGATTTTCCCATGACGCGGGGCCGCTGCGAAGCGGCGCCCATCGCGCGCGGCAAATAA
- a CDS encoding AAA family ATPase — translation MSPTSSTTAAPTLHLVCGKIASGKSTLTTRLASAPHTVRISEDSLLAQLYPGQIASLTDYAACATRLRAAIAPLALQMLQAGVSVVLDFPANTPASRAWMRELFQQAGTPHMLHYLDVPDEECKARLRQRNASGLHPFSTSDAEFDAITRHFVAPQASEGFEIVRIAA, via the coding sequence ATGTCCCCTACCTCCAGCACTACCGCTGCCCCCACTCTGCACCTCGTGTGCGGCAAAATTGCCTCGGGCAAATCCACCCTGACCACCCGGCTGGCCAGCGCGCCACACACCGTGCGCATCAGCGAAGACAGCTTGCTGGCGCAGCTGTATCCGGGCCAGATCGCCAGCCTGACCGACTACGCGGCTTGCGCTACGCGGCTGCGCGCGGCCATCGCCCCTTTGGCCCTGCAGATGCTGCAGGCGGGCGTGTCCGTCGTGCTCGATTTCCCCGCGAATACGCCCGCCAGCCGTGCCTGGATGCGCGAACTGTTCCAGCAGGCGGGCACGCCGCACATGCTGCATTACCTGGACGTGCCGGACGAGGAATGCAAGGCGCGCTTGCGCCAGCGCAATGCCAGCGGGCTGCACCCGTTCTCCACCAGCGACGCCGAGTTTGACGCCATCACGCGCCACTTCGTGGCGCCACAGGCGTCGGAAGGCTTTGAAATCGTGCGGATTGCCGCTTAA
- a CDS encoding sensor histidine kinase: MSAQTDPNKEAAQADAERAADLSELLGHVNTSWDNERRALSRQLHDSLGSSLTALTMHLSLLTQKMPQEAALLDRAATMKQLLLNVIETNRQMQMKLWNDKLEFLGVNVALGELAAQFAEQHKITVRCSLPEDELICPRNVGVALLRTLEEALGNISAHAHATQVDIIIDDNEDALMMTVKDDGVGLPKSEPVEMSKHGLRSVRERVHYLGGSLSLAANPQGGTALTVVLPRITPKE, encoded by the coding sequence ATGTCCGCACAAACAGATCCGAACAAGGAAGCGGCCCAGGCCGATGCGGAACGCGCCGCCGATCTCAGCGAGTTGCTGGGTCATGTCAACACAAGCTGGGACAATGAACGGCGCGCCCTGTCGCGCCAGTTGCACGACAGCCTCGGCTCCTCGCTGACGGCGCTGACCATGCACCTGTCGCTGCTGACGCAAAAGATGCCGCAGGAAGCCGCCTTGCTCGACCGCGCGGCGACCATGAAGCAATTGCTGCTGAATGTGATTGAAACCAACCGCCAGATGCAGATGAAGTTGTGGAACGACAAGCTCGAGTTTCTCGGCGTGAATGTGGCGCTGGGCGAGCTGGCCGCGCAATTTGCCGAACAGCACAAGATCACCGTGCGCTGCAGCTTGCCCGAAGATGAACTGATTTGCCCGCGCAACGTGGGCGTGGCCCTGCTGCGCACCCTGGAAGAAGCGCTCGGCAACATCTCCGCGCACGCCCACGCCACGCAAGTGGATATCATCATCGACGACAATGAGGACGCGCTGATGATGACCGTCAAGGATGACGGCGTGGGGCTGCCGAAGAGCGAGCCCGTCGAAATGAGCAAGCACGGCCTGCGCTCCGTGCGCGAGCGCGTGCATTACCTGGGCGGCAGCCTGAGCCTGGCGGCCAATCCGCAAGGCGGCACGGCCCTGACCGTCGTCTTGCCGCGCATTACGCCAAAAGAATAA
- a CDS encoding helix-turn-helix domain-containing protein → MTPLFEQVTIPTGHSWGLLWRELDAIPFIWHYHPQFELTLTVNARGQRYIGDHLGDFEPGDLVLLGPNLPHTWSASERIDGTQPMLAVVVWFSLEWVEQLAACFPELHSVRQLARRAGPALHFSPATSARNASRLLQLNALPVPQRLPLLLDVLLDLAGDGSAQPLASTAQAPMPDGQQKRMEIVFDFMHAHFREEIALETLAQRAALSLGAFHRCFKRHAHCTPGEYLARLRIGRACQQLIESNLAIAVIAQEAGYRNLAHFNRQFRAARQVTPRAFRLQYRRGATGAA, encoded by the coding sequence ATGACGCCTTTATTCGAACAAGTCACGATCCCGACAGGCCACTCCTGGGGCTTGCTGTGGCGCGAACTCGATGCCATTCCCTTCATTTGGCACTACCACCCGCAGTTCGAGCTGACCTTGACGGTCAATGCGCGGGGGCAACGCTACATCGGCGACCACCTGGGCGATTTCGAGCCGGGCGACCTGGTGCTGCTGGGGCCGAATTTGCCGCACACGTGGTCGGCCAGCGAGCGCATCGACGGCACGCAGCCCATGCTGGCCGTCGTCGTGTGGTTTTCCCTCGAATGGGTGGAGCAGCTGGCGGCCTGTTTTCCGGAGTTGCACAGCGTCCGGCAACTGGCGCGCCGCGCCGGCCCTGCCCTGCATTTTTCGCCGGCAACGAGCGCGCGCAACGCATCCAGACTGCTGCAATTGAATGCGCTGCCCGTACCGCAGCGCTTGCCGCTGCTGCTCGACGTGCTGCTGGATCTGGCGGGCGATGGCAGTGCGCAGCCGCTGGCGTCAACGGCGCAGGCGCCGATGCCCGATGGGCAGCAAAAGCGCATGGAAATCGTGTTTGACTTCATGCACGCGCATTTCCGGGAAGAGATTGCACTGGAAACGCTGGCGCAGCGGGCGGCCCTGTCGCTGGGCGCCTTTCACCGCTGTTTCAAGCGCCACGCGCATTGCACGCCGGGCGAATACCTGGCGCGGCTGCGTATCGGCCGCGCCTGCCAACAGCTGATCGAAAGCAATCTTGCCATCGCCGTCATCGCGCAAGAGGCTGGCTACCGCAACCTCGCGCATTTCAACCGCCAGTTCCGCGCCGCCAGGCAAGTCACGCCGCGCGCGTTTCGCCTGCAATACCGGCGTGGCGCCACTGGCGCAGCGTAA
- a CDS encoding phytanoyl-CoA dioxygenase family protein, producing the protein MQEDRYQYGEDRPGNPSVAYTEQTQLRDIRKQLPLRVLSDSDFLHWQTYGYVIVKDAVPPEQVRRTTDFLWEFQGLDQHDPATWNRDQLRDHAMKELNGSGMVEAYHNQTLWDNRQTQRVYDAFVDIWDRQDLWVTIDRANLNTPNNGKRKFGGFIHWDADTTLDPLPVNVQGVLALSDTSPESGGFQCYPELFNNLLAWRKTVPLDRNPWQPDLATVPYPMEFIAMKKGELLIFNSLLAHGIRPNTSADQVRLAQYISFTPAQEDNQALRDWRVQSWRERSAPQGYAFPGDPEEKEKLRYPQAWLTALGEQILGARDW; encoded by the coding sequence ATGCAAGAAGACCGATATCAATACGGCGAAGACCGTCCCGGCAACCCGTCCGTGGCCTACACGGAACAAACCCAGTTGCGCGACATCCGGAAACAGCTGCCCCTGCGCGTGCTGTCCGACAGCGACTTTTTGCACTGGCAAACCTACGGTTACGTCATCGTCAAGGATGCCGTGCCGCCGGAACAGGTGCGCCGCACAACCGATTTCCTGTGGGAATTCCAGGGACTGGACCAGCATGACCCCGCCACCTGGAACCGGGACCAGTTGCGCGACCACGCCATGAAAGAGCTCAACGGTTCCGGCATGGTCGAGGCCTACCACAACCAGACCCTGTGGGATAACCGCCAGACCCAGCGCGTGTACGACGCCTTTGTCGACATCTGGGACCGCCAGGATTTGTGGGTGACCATCGACCGCGCCAACCTGAACACGCCGAACAACGGCAAGCGCAAGTTTGGCGGCTTCATCCATTGGGATGCCGACACCACGCTCGACCCGCTGCCCGTCAATGTGCAGGGTGTGCTGGCCCTGTCCGACACCTCGCCCGAAAGCGGCGGTTTCCAGTGTTATCCAGAATTGTTCAACAACTTGCTCGCGTGGCGCAAGACGGTGCCGCTTGATCGCAACCCGTGGCAGCCAGACCTGGCGACGGTGCCGTACCCGATGGAATTCATCGCCATGAAGAAAGGAGAGCTGCTGATCTTCAACAGCTTGCTGGCGCATGGCATCCGCCCGAACACGTCGGCGGACCAGGTGCGCCTGGCGCAATATATTTCCTTCACGCCAGCGCAGGAAGACAATCAAGCCTTGCGCGACTGGCGCGTGCAAAGCTGGCGCGAGCGCAGCGCGCCGCAGGGCTATGCGTTTCCCGGCGACCCCGAGGAAAAGGAAAAGCTGCGCTATCCGCAGGCGTGGTTGACGGCGCTGGGAGAGCAGATCCTCGGCGCGCGCGATTGGTAA
- a CDS encoding alpha-hydroxy acid oxidase, whose translation MSIITCIEDLRVLAQKRVPRMFYDYADSGSWTESTYRANNSDFAKIKFRQRVAVNLENRSLASTMVGQHVSMPVALSPTGLTGMQHADGEILAAQAAERFGVPFTLSTMSICSIEDVAANTTKPFWFQLYVMKDREFINRLIDRAKAAKCGALVLTLDLQVLGQRHKDLRNGLSAPPKLTIPNIINMATKPRWVAGMLGTKRRGFGNIVGHATSVSDMSSLSAWTQQQFDLSLSWADVEWIKQRWGGKLIIKGIMDPEDARLAVASGADALIVSNHGGRQLDGAQSSIEAMPAIVDAVGSRIEVHMDGGIRSGQDVLKAVALGAKGVYIGRPFLYGLGAMGGPGVTKCLDIIRNELDLTMAFCGLRDLQQVDKKILLPGTF comes from the coding sequence ATGAGTATCATCACCTGCATCGAAGACTTGCGCGTGCTGGCCCAGAAACGGGTGCCGCGCATGTTTTACGACTACGCCGATTCCGGCTCCTGGACGGAGTCGACGTACCGCGCCAACAACAGCGATTTCGCGAAGATCAAATTCCGCCAGCGCGTGGCCGTCAACCTGGAAAACCGCAGCCTGGCTTCGACCATGGTGGGGCAGCACGTATCGATGCCGGTAGCCCTGTCGCCCACGGGCTTGACGGGCATGCAGCATGCGGATGGCGAAATCCTCGCGGCCCAGGCGGCCGAGCGTTTCGGCGTGCCGTTCACGCTGTCGACCATGAGCATCTGCTCGATCGAAGACGTGGCGGCGAACACGACGAAACCGTTCTGGTTCCAGCTGTATGTGATGAAGGACCGCGAATTCATCAACCGCCTGATCGACCGCGCCAAGGCGGCCAAATGCGGCGCGCTGGTGCTGACCCTGGACTTGCAGGTGCTGGGGCAGCGCCACAAGGACTTGCGCAACGGCCTGTCGGCACCGCCGAAATTGACAATTCCCAACATCATCAACATGGCCACCAAGCCGCGCTGGGTGGCGGGCATGCTGGGCACGAAGCGGCGCGGCTTCGGCAATATCGTCGGCCATGCCACATCCGTGTCGGACATGTCGTCCCTGTCGGCCTGGACGCAGCAGCAGTTCGACCTGAGCCTGTCGTGGGCGGACGTGGAATGGATCAAGCAGCGCTGGGGCGGGAAATTGATCATCAAGGGCATTATGGACCCGGAAGACGCGCGCCTGGCCGTGGCAAGCGGCGCCGACGCGCTGATCGTCTCGAACCACGGCGGGCGCCAGCTCGATGGCGCGCAATCGTCGATCGAAGCCATGCCCGCCATCGTCGACGCCGTCGGCAGCCGGATCGAAGTGCACATGGATGGCGGCATCCGCTCGGGCCAGGACGTGCTCAAGGCCGTGGCCCTGGGCGCGAAAGGCGTGTACATCGGCCGCCCCTTCCTGTATGGCCTGGGCGCCATGGGCGGCCCGGGCGTCACCAAATGCCTGGACATCATCCGCAACGAACTCGATTTGACGATGGCCTTTTGCGGCTTGCGCGACCTGCAGCAGGTGGACAAGAAAATCCTGCTGCCTGGGACGTTTTAA
- a CDS encoding GNAT family N-acetyltransferase: MKAADLPASEHPLVTLRQLERNDAPAWYAYLADPAVVEHTSWNLHCVDDLQANFDDYASAEASSSIRLAVVLREGGQLVGTIGFNAISPQHRTAEIAYDLAPAVWGQGVATSIAASVVDWGFQRLGFLRIQATVLESNERSISVLERCAFEREGYLRCYRQVRGRSGNFWLYARIAGVR; encoded by the coding sequence ATGAAAGCTGCTGATTTACCCGCTTCAGAGCATCCGCTGGTGACTTTGCGCCAACTGGAACGTAACGACGCGCCCGCCTGGTATGCCTACCTGGCCGACCCTGCCGTCGTTGAGCACACGAGCTGGAACTTGCATTGCGTCGACGATCTGCAGGCCAATTTCGATGACTACGCATCGGCAGAGGCGTCTTCGTCCATACGGCTGGCTGTCGTGCTGCGCGAGGGTGGCCAGCTGGTGGGCACGATTGGCTTCAACGCCATTTCTCCGCAGCATCGCACGGCGGAGATCGCCTACGACCTGGCCCCAGCTGTATGGGGGCAGGGCGTGGCCACGTCCATCGCCGCGTCGGTCGTGGACTGGGGCTTCCAGCGCCTTGGCTTTCTGCGCATCCAGGCCACTGTGCTGGAAAGCAATGAACGTTCGATCAGCGTGCTCGAACGCTGCGCTTTCGAGCGGGAGGGCTATCTGCGCTGTTACCGGCAAGTTCGCGGAAGATCCGGCAATTTCTGGCTGTATGCGCGCATTGCCGGCGTGCGATGA
- a CDS encoding SMI1/KNR4 family protein: MSGQAIDAFQHWLGHALPAHYLRFLQDGQEGLRGEQVLLYGVESLRERNETYDTQQSCPGYMTIGDDSGGRAVMLALDGAERAVYLVGHGSMQRDDFELAADDFVSWLAADCPLD; encoded by the coding sequence GTGAGCGGGCAAGCTATCGACGCGTTCCAGCACTGGCTGGGCCACGCCTTGCCGGCGCACTACCTGCGCTTTCTGCAGGACGGGCAAGAAGGCTTGCGCGGCGAGCAGGTATTGCTGTACGGCGTGGAAAGCTTGCGAGAACGCAACGAAACTTATGACACGCAGCAATCCTGTCCTGGCTATATGACCATCGGCGACGACAGCGGCGGACGCGCCGTCATGCTGGCGCTCGATGGCGCTGAGCGCGCCGTCTACCTGGTGGGGCATGGCTCGATGCAGCGCGATGATTTCGAGCTGGCCGCCGATGATTTCGTGTCCTGGCTGGCCGCCGATTGCCCGCTTGACTAA